In a single window of the Neospora caninum Liverpool complete genome, chromosome VIIa genome:
- a CDS encoding eukaryotic translation initiation factor 3 subunit 10, which translates to MQSFQKPENALKRANELLSVGQQDAALKILHGAIGHRRFRSQGWDSVQETIMIRHVQLCVDENKLRLARDGLHQYRIISQHANIQSLGKVIAELRSRAEQKLTQAKEAAGSPGPKGPDAPALVPATGLGDLDLIADSPEDLLLSTLQIEVRSAEARGIHQALRSVWDVYKMVLDLLRTTPKLERVYHETARKAFLFCKDNQRPQEFKRLCDVLRSHFALILKNRHKEDYESLMRPDLHLETRMQQLVVASDLELWRECFATAEDLYSLGLHDYFFKALRTGQDLFHNSREKLMRWLAIYYEKLSRVTWVAENYLFHALAWIKLLLHVKGFKKNASQEDLQAMASVAVLAVLSIPISGAEKKPGDDAVTMGEGMNYGSLEQQKKLTMLLGHSTLPTREGLKAVLFTKDLVSLADENCQQLLSLIESEFTPLKLCSLCQPLLDAVSENPLLEPYVYPLKRVIFHKLIFQLSRVYATLSIKHFTTHICTTSFLPWSQAEKLFVALVQQQQSAASGSFLGTGSSGPGAAANASGGGLSIRLDYASSAILFETPDAAAANTLRHQLCNLAKQIDKAVHMICPGQSVEERMDRRRFLQELPARLEAETKRMAERTRATHSRRLEKQEEQQKMEEERRRKEAEQRRVEEKQERERREEATRRREERRMQQEKIKQRSETAAQMLEEIKKLGGKASSNILIKGKQLGDINIDDVLQGNVDYDDLEKAQMMQLNQERIARLRQRRQNFRRVCHFIRACREEELPLLIKWQEQQLARDTQILLDMQNRHEEEHKAAFEAALEEKQIFEVVKGDKEDWVTEKLADRQKEFEKQAQEQRERLLSVLRQAKIQRARARKEEHLKKLKIEVERKRMEEEQKKYLEQLEKKRQEEEAKAKRLAEQAEKQRQRELEIEEKQRQLDLEATAAMRNGPSGPRAAAPASGSPSGKADRPGSPVAPAEASSADSWRRSERLDGAAARRRAPNAPSAGTGRGDQDEGFERWREGKLSSAGSPGNAAEEEKARPRLRIAAAALSEHLTSDKEVRAEAQNGDVPKAAEDDEGFTTVSRSRRK; encoded by the exons ATGCAGTCTTTCCAGAAACCCGAAAACGCGCTCAAGCGCGCTAACGAACTTCTCTCAGTGGGCCAGCAAGATGCTGCCCTCAAGATCCTCCATGGCGCCATCGGGCACCGACGCTTCAG ATCCCAAGGGTGGGACAGCGTCCAGGAGACCATTATGATTCGCCACGTCCAGCTGTGCGTGGACGAGAACAAACTGCGCCTCGCCCGAGACGGCCTACACCAGTACAGAATCATCTCTCAGCATGCAAACATTCAGTCTCTCG GGAAGGTGATTGCTGAGTTGCGGAGCCGGGCGGAGCAGAAGCtgacgcaggcgaaggaggcggcggggTCTCCGGGCCCGAAGGGGCCCGACGCGCCCGCGTTGGTGCCGGCGACCGGCTTGGGCGACTTGGATTTGATCGCGGATTCGCCCGAGGACTTGCTCCTCTCGACGTTGCAGATCGAAGTCCGTTCCGCGGAGGCTCGCGGGATCCACCAGGCGCTGCGGAGCGTCTGGGACGTCTACAAGATGGTCCTAGACCTGCTGCGAACGACGCCGAAGCTGGAGCGCGTCTACCACGAGACTGCGCGGaaggcctttctcttctgcaaGGACAACCAGCGACCGCAGGAGTTCAAGCGTCTCTGCGACGTGCTCCGCAGCCACTTTGCGCTGATTTTGAAGAACCGACACAAGGAAGACTACGAGTCGCTGATGCGCCCGGACTTGCACTTggagacgcgcatgcagcagctgGTTGTCGCCTCCGATCTGGAACTCTGGCGCGAGTGCTTCGCGACTGCCGAAGACCTCTACTCGCTCGGCCTCCACGACTACTTCTTCAAGGCTCTGCGCACTGGCCAGGATCTGTTCCACAACAGCCGCGAAAAACTCATGCGCTGGCTGGCCATCTACTACGAGAAACTCAGCCGCGTTACCTGGGTGGCGGAGAACTACCTTTTCCACGCGCTCGCCTGGATCAAACTCCTCCTCCACGTGAAAGGCTTCAAGAAAAACGCCTCGCAAGAAGATCTCCAAGCCATGGCCTCCGTCGCagttctcgccgtcctctccatCCCCATCTCCGGAGC agagaagaagcctggCGATGACGCAGTCACGATGGGAGAAGGCATGAACTATGGCTCTTTggagcagcagaaaaaacTGACGATGCTGCTCGGGCACTCGACCTTGCCGACTCGCGAGGGCCTGAAGGCTGTCCTCTTCACGAAGGATCTCGTGTCCCTGGCCGACGAGAATTGCCAGCAGCTCCTCTCTTTGATTGAGAGTGAATTTACCCCGCTGAAGCTCTG TTCTTTGTGTCAGCCGTTGCTGGACGCGGTGAGCGAGAATCCGTTGCTGGAGCCGTACGTGTATCCGTTGAAGCGGGTGATTTTCCACAAGTTGATTTTCCAGCTTTCCCGGGTGTACGCGACGTTGTCGATCAAGCACTTCACGACGCACATCTGCACCACCTCGTTCTTGCCCTGGTCGCAAGCGGAGAAACTTTTCGTCGCGCTCGTTCAGCAGCAGCAGTCGGCGGCGAGTGGCTCCTTCCTGGGGACAGGCTCGTCGGGCCCAGGCGCGGCCGCGAATGCCTCGGGCGGAGGTCTGTCGATTCGCCTCGACTACGCAAGCAGCGCGATCCTCTTTGAGACCCCCGACGCGGCTGCCGCCAACACGCTCCGCCACCAACTCTGCAACTTGGCGAAACAAATCGACAA GGCCGTGCACATGATTTGCCCAGGTCAGTCGGTCGAAGAACGAATGGACCGGAGGCGATTCCTTCAGGAGTTGCCGGCGCGCTTGGAAGCCGAGACGAAGCGCATGGCTGAGCGGACGCGGGCGACGCACTCACGCCGActggagaaacaggaggAGCAGCAAAAGATggaggaagaacgccgaAGAAAGGAGGCTGAACAGCGCAGAgtcgaagagaaacaag AAAGGGAGCGGCGCGAAGAGGCTACCCGCCGCCGCGAggagcggcgcatgcagcaggaGAAGATCAAgcagaggagcgagacggctGCACAGATGTTGGAGGAAATCAAGAAGCTGGGTGGCAAGGCCTCGAGCAACATTCTGATCAAGGGTAAACAACTCGGAGACATCAACATCGATGACGTTTTGCAAGGCAACGTTGACTACGACGATCTGGAAAAGGCCCAGATGATGCAACTCAACCAG GAGAGAAttgctcgccttcgccagaGACGCCAGAACTTCCGTCGCGTTTGCCACTTCATTCGCGCGTGTCGCGAGGAAGAATTACCCCTCCTCATCAAGTGGCAGGAGCAGCAGCTTGCCAGGGACACTCAAATTCTCCTCGACATGCAAAACCGTCACGAAGAAG AACACAAGGCAGCCTTTGAAGCGGCTCTGGAGGAGAAACAGATCTTCGAGGTGGTGAAGGGTGACAAGGAGGACTGGGTCACGGAGAAGCTGGCCGATCGGCAGAAGGAATTTgagaagcaggcgcaggAACAGCGCGAGCGGCTGCTGAGCGTCTTGCGTCAGGCAAAGATTcagcgagcgcgcgcgcgcaaaGAAGAACACCTGAAGAAACTCAAGATCGAAgtcgaaagaaagagaatggaagaggaacaaaag AAATACCTCGAGcaactggagaagaagcgccaagaggaagaagccaaGGCAAAACGCCTGGCGGagcaagcagagaaacaacgTCAACGTGAACTTGAAATCGAG gAGAAACAGCGTCAGTTGGATTTGGAGGCAACGGCGGCGATGCGCAACGGACCGTCTGGaccgcgcgcggcggcgccggctTCCGGGTCTCCGAGCGGGAAGGCCGACAGGCCGGGCTCGCCGGTGGCGCCAGCTGAGGCGAGTTCTGCGGATTCCTGGCGACGGAGTGAGCGACTGGATGGCGCGGctgcgcggagacgcgccccGAACGCCCCCAGCGCGGGCACGGGCCGTGGCGACCAAGACGAGGGTTTCGAGCgatggagagaagggaaactgAGCTCTGCTGGGTCTCCTGGAAACgcggccgaagaagagaaggcgcgcccGCGCCTGCGAATCGCCGCTGCTGCGCTGTCTGAGCACTTGACTTCTGACAAGGAAGTCCGTGCGGAGGCGCAAAACGGAGACGTCCCAAAAGctgcagaagacgacgaaggatTCACCACCGTGTCCAGGAGCCG AAGAAAgtag